A stretch of the Mycolicibacterium celeriflavum genome encodes the following:
- the rfbA gene encoding glucose-1-phosphate thymidylyltransferase RfbA, with protein MRGIILAGGTGSRLHPITLGVSKQLVPVYDKPMVYYPLSTLMLAGVRDILVITTPHDANQFERLLGDGSRFGVSITYAKQPSPDGLAQAFTIGEDFIGNDNVALVLGDNLLYGPGLGSQLKRFTTIDGGAIFAYWVAEPSAYGVIEFDDNGLAISLEEKPKRPKSNYVIPGLYFYDNDVIAIAKGLEKSDRGEYEITDVNRSYLEQSRLQVHVLPRGTAWLDTGTFDQMTDAAEYVRTMERRTGLKIGVPEEIAWRQGYLSDDELRERAEPLVKSGYGTYLLDILDRGR; from the coding sequence GTGAGGGGAATCATCCTGGCGGGCGGCACTGGGTCGCGTCTGCACCCGATAACGCTGGGTGTATCGAAGCAACTGGTCCCGGTCTACGACAAGCCGATGGTCTATTACCCGCTCTCCACGCTGATGCTGGCCGGCGTACGCGACATCCTGGTGATCACGACTCCGCACGATGCGAACCAATTCGAGCGGTTGCTCGGCGACGGGTCGCGCTTCGGAGTATCGATCACCTACGCCAAGCAGCCATCGCCGGACGGTCTCGCCCAGGCGTTCACGATCGGCGAGGACTTCATCGGGAACGACAACGTGGCGCTGGTCCTCGGCGACAACCTGTTGTACGGACCAGGGTTGGGCAGCCAACTCAAGCGCTTCACCACCATTGACGGCGGAGCCATCTTCGCCTACTGGGTGGCCGAGCCCTCGGCGTACGGCGTGATCGAGTTCGACGACAACGGGCTGGCGATATCTCTGGAAGAGAAACCGAAGCGGCCGAAGAGCAACTACGTCATACCGGGCCTGTACTTCTACGACAACGACGTCATCGCGATCGCGAAGGGCCTCGAGAAGAGCGACCGCGGAGAGTATGAGATCACCGACGTCAACCGCAGCTACCTCGAGCAGAGCCGGTTACAGGTGCATGTGCTGCCCCGCGGAACCGCCTGGTTGGACACCGGCACGTTCGACCAGATGACCGACGCCGCCGAGTATGTGCGCACGATGGAGCGGCGCACCGGCTTGAAAATCGGTGTTCCGGAGGAAATCGCCTGGCGGCAGGGCTATCTCAGC
- a CDS encoding PE-PPE domain-containing protein: MRKGIRVVVLSLLGLLSTAVLGAVTAFMAAVSLAATTALIVPGTGTPNANIVDEYMENFRDYYMQDTNCTLANGCGPYDPEEPREGGLLGVDYFASFWPIPLPGWCDPGRCEKFDVSVEDGVDNLRTALQNIAELDPAYEGDIVIAGYSQGARVVTIAKTKIINGDWNDLLENVDEVQFVFIGNPNRPNGGILSRFGILGHIPILDVTTGQPTPTGPVPGFTTEDWAIRWEGIADFPQYLLNPLAVANSLLGFYYDHGTYLAVNEDSDPGELPAGYSEEEWELITSYPELYPDLVNIQTYGDTTYYTVTPKVLPLVRPLHSLPFLGKPIADLIEPALRVIIEETGYNRDIPFGQPTEIGLFPLFNPITLAIKLIPAVFQGINNFLANFGLATEIPLSPSPVAPPSPLQDQQEQEDVQVLAQSGDDPEGLSAVKLKLVQGIDDAEQQQPAGVDDQKTFVANTETEADLTLAEGNETLGTEGTIGAEGTLESEGTLESEEPQESGLEQSPAGNVEVVVEDNANAGEGDDIVPGKAPEDDKGPGGNTINANGGSVSLNFSPNKPADNPTGDVKGAEEPDPTANPEPDEKPESPEGPEGAAGAESPADSEKPAA; the protein is encoded by the coding sequence ATGCGTAAGGGCATTCGGGTCGTGGTTCTTTCTTTGCTGGGCTTGCTGAGCACCGCCGTCCTCGGCGCCGTGACGGCGTTCATGGCGGCCGTCAGCCTGGCTGCCACCACCGCGCTTATCGTGCCGGGCACCGGAACGCCGAACGCGAACATTGTCGATGAGTACATGGAGAACTTCCGCGACTACTACATGCAGGACACCAACTGCACTCTGGCCAACGGATGTGGTCCCTACGACCCTGAAGAGCCGCGAGAGGGAGGCCTTTTGGGCGTCGACTATTTCGCCTCGTTCTGGCCGATCCCCTTGCCCGGCTGGTGTGACCCCGGCCGGTGCGAGAAGTTCGACGTGTCTGTCGAAGACGGCGTGGATAATCTACGCACGGCGTTGCAGAACATAGCGGAGCTCGACCCCGCCTACGAAGGCGACATCGTTATCGCCGGCTACTCGCAGGGCGCGCGCGTCGTCACAATCGCCAAGACGAAAATCATCAATGGCGACTGGAACGACTTGCTCGAAAACGTCGACGAGGTGCAGTTCGTCTTCATCGGCAACCCGAACCGGCCGAACGGTGGCATCCTGTCGCGATTCGGCATTCTGGGGCACATCCCGATCCTCGATGTGACGACCGGACAGCCCACCCCCACCGGGCCGGTGCCTGGCTTCACGACCGAAGACTGGGCGATCCGGTGGGAGGGCATCGCGGACTTCCCGCAGTATCTGCTCAACCCGCTGGCGGTGGCCAACTCGCTGCTCGGTTTCTACTACGACCACGGCACCTACCTCGCGGTCAACGAGGATAGCGATCCCGGCGAACTCCCGGCTGGATACAGCGAAGAAGAGTGGGAGCTGATCACCTCGTACCCCGAGCTTTATCCCGACCTCGTCAACATTCAGACATACGGCGACACCACGTACTACACCGTGACGCCGAAGGTGCTGCCGCTCGTGCGGCCGCTGCACTCGCTCCCGTTCCTCGGCAAGCCGATCGCGGACCTCATCGAGCCGGCGCTGCGCGTGATCATCGAAGAGACCGGCTACAACCGCGATATTCCCTTCGGCCAACCCACCGAGATCGGGCTGTTCCCACTCTTCAATCCGATCACGCTGGCCATCAAGCTGATCCCGGCGGTCTTCCAGGGCATCAACAACTTCCTCGCCAATTTCGGCTTGGCGACGGAGATCCCGCTGTCGCCGTCGCCGGTCGCCCCGCCGTCGCCGCTGCAGGATCAGCAAGAGCAAGAGGACGTACAGGTGCTGGCGCAGTCGGGCGACGATCCCGAAGGTCTCTCCGCGGTCAAGCTGAAGCTGGTGCAAGGCATTGACGACGCCGAGCAGCAACAGCCCGCCGGGGTCGACGACCAGAAGACGTTCGTCGCGAACACCGAGACGGAAGCCGACCTCACGCTGGCCGAAGGAAACGAGACGCTCGGCACCGAGGGCACGATCGGCGCCGAGGGCACGCTCGAGTCCGAGGGCACGCTCGAGTCCGAGGAGCCGCAGGAGTCCGGGCTCGAGCAGTCCCCGGCGGGCAACGTCGAGGTCGTCGTCGAGGACAACGCGAATGCCGGTGAGGGCGACGACATCGTGCCCGGCAAGGCCCCTGAAGACGACAAGGGTCCGGGCGGGAACACCATCAACGCGAACGGTGGCAGCGTCTCGTTGAACTTCTCGCCGAACAAGCCGGCCGACAACCCGACCGGCGACGTGAAGGGCGCCGAAGAACCAGATCCCACGGCGAACCCGGAGCCGGACGAGAAGCCCGAGAGCCCAGAAGGCCCGGAGGGCGCAGCGGGCGCGGAAAGCCCAGCGGACTCGGAAAAGCCGGCAGCCTGA
- the rplA gene encoding 50S ribosomal protein L1 produces MSKTSKAYREAAEKIDRTQLYSPLEAVKLAKETSSKKQDATVEVAIRVGVDPRKADQMVRGTVNLPNGTGKTARVVVFAVGDKAEAAEAAGADAVGSDDLIERIQGGWLDFDAAIATPDQMAKVGRIARILGPRGLMPNPKTGTVTPDVAKAVADIKGGKINFRVDKQANLHFVIGKASFDEKALAENYGAAIDEILRAKPSSSKGRYLKKIVISTTTGPGIPVDPSVTRNFADA; encoded by the coding sequence ATGAGCAAGACCAGCAAGGCATATCGCGAAGCCGCCGAGAAGATCGACCGCACCCAGCTGTATTCGCCGCTGGAGGCCGTGAAGCTGGCCAAGGAGACGTCGTCGAAGAAGCAGGACGCGACCGTCGAGGTGGCGATCCGCGTCGGCGTCGACCCGCGCAAGGCCGACCAGATGGTGCGCGGCACCGTCAACCTGCCCAACGGCACCGGCAAGACCGCCCGCGTCGTCGTATTCGCGGTCGGTGACAAGGCCGAGGCCGCCGAAGCCGCGGGCGCCGACGCCGTCGGCAGCGACGACCTGATCGAGCGGATCCAGGGCGGCTGGCTGGACTTCGACGCCGCGATCGCGACGCCCGACCAGATGGCCAAGGTCGGCCGGATCGCGCGCATCCTGGGCCCGCGTGGCCTGATGCCGAACCCGAAGACCGGCACCGTGACGCCGGACGTCGCCAAGGCCGTGGCCGACATCAAGGGCGGCAAGATCAACTTCCGCGTCGACAAGCAGGCCAACCTGCACTTCGTGATCGGCAAGGCGTCATTCGACGAGAAGGCGCTCGCAGAGAACTACGGCGCCGCGATCGACGAGATCCTGCGGGCCAAGCCGTCGTCGTCCAAGGGTCGCTACCTCAAGAAGATCGTGATCTCGACGACCACCGGCCCGGGCATCCCGGTCGATCCGTCGGTCACGCGCAACTTCGCCGACGCCTGA
- the rplK gene encoding 50S ribosomal protein L11: MAPKKKVVGLIKLQIQAGQANPAPPVGPALGQHGVNIMEFCKAYNAATENQRGNVIPVEITVYEDRSFTFNLKTPPAAKLLLKAAGVQKGSGEPHKTKVAKVSWDQVREIAETKKEDLNANDIDQAAKIIAGTARSMGITVE; encoded by the coding sequence ATGGCCCCGAAGAAGAAAGTCGTCGGGCTGATCAAGCTGCAGATCCAGGCCGGGCAGGCCAACCCCGCCCCGCCGGTCGGTCCGGCGCTCGGCCAGCACGGCGTCAACATCATGGAGTTCTGCAAGGCGTACAACGCCGCGACGGAGAACCAGCGCGGCAACGTCATCCCCGTGGAGATCACCGTCTACGAGGACCGCAGCTTCACCTTCAACCTCAAGACACCGCCCGCGGCCAAGCTGCTGCTCAAGGCCGCCGGTGTGCAGAAGGGCTCCGGCGAGCCGCACAAGACCAAGGTCGCGAAGGTGTCCTGGGATCAGGTGCGCGAGATCGCCGAGACCAAGAAAGAGGACCTGAACGCCAACGACATCGATCAGGCCGCCAAGATCATCGCCGGGACCGCCCGGTCGATGGGGATCACCGTCGAATAG
- the nusG gene encoding transcription termination/antitermination protein NusG has protein sequence MTSFEGDTPSAVSEAIAESADPATVIADEAAERLEDSTAADAVEDAAPVADDTTGEAEAAGEAEAAGEAEDEEEDPAVALKKELRSKPGDWYVIHSYAGYENKVKANLETRVQNLDVGDYIFQVEVPTEEVTEIKNGQRKQVNRKVLPGYILVRMELNDESWGAVRNTPGVTGFVGATSRPSPLSLDDVVKFLLPPAAAKKPGKAASTSGAAAAETGIERAPIEVDFEVGESVTVMDGPFATLPASISEVNAEQQKLKVLVSIFGRETPVELTFNQVAKI, from the coding sequence GTGACTAGCTTCGAGGGCGATACGCCTTCGGCCGTTTCCGAGGCGATCGCCGAGTCGGCGGACCCGGCGACCGTGATCGCAGACGAGGCTGCTGAGCGTCTGGAAGACAGCACAGCCGCCGACGCCGTCGAGGACGCGGCGCCGGTAGCCGACGACACCACCGGTGAGGCCGAGGCCGCCGGTGAGGCTGAGGCCGCCGGTGAGGCTGAGGACGAGGAAGAGGACCCGGCCGTCGCGCTGAAGAAGGAGCTGCGCTCCAAGCCCGGCGACTGGTATGTCATCCACTCCTACGCCGGTTACGAGAACAAGGTGAAGGCCAACCTCGAGACCCGCGTGCAGAACCTCGACGTCGGTGACTACATCTTCCAGGTCGAGGTGCCGACCGAAGAGGTCACCGAGATCAAGAACGGCCAGCGCAAGCAGGTCAACCGCAAGGTGCTGCCGGGCTACATCCTGGTGCGCATGGAACTCAACGACGAGTCGTGGGGTGCGGTGCGCAATACGCCCGGTGTGACGGGCTTCGTCGGTGCGACGTCGCGGCCGTCGCCGCTGTCGCTGGATGACGTGGTGAAGTTCCTGCTGCCTCCGGCCGCGGCCAAGAAGCCCGGCAAGGCCGCCTCTACGTCCGGCGCTGCCGCCGCGGAGACCGGGATCGAACGCGCGCCGATCGAGGTCGACTTCGAGGTCGGCGAGTCGGTCACCGTCATGGACGGGCCCTTCGCGACGCTGCCCGCGTCGATCAGCGAGGTCAACGCCGAACAGCAAAAGCTCAAGGTGTTGGTGTCCATCTTCGGTCGCGAAACACCTGTCGAACTGACCTTCAACCAGGTCGCCAAGATCTAA
- the secE gene encoding preprotein translocase subunit SecE produces the protein MSDERDGAGSAGDTGPDSETGRGAVVTRPTRPTGKRSRRAAVGEDAGEAVDLSTGTKASPTKNGSGTAKKTARKRADRPGKGGRNPFVFVWTYLQQVVAELRKVIWPNRKQMVSYTIVVLVFLVFMVALIGFVDLGLAKLVTLVFG, from the coding sequence GTGAGCGACGAGCGCGATGGTGCCGGCTCCGCAGGCGATACCGGGCCCGACTCCGAGACCGGCCGCGGCGCGGTCGTGACCCGGCCGACCCGGCCCACGGGGAAGCGGTCGCGGCGAGCCGCGGTTGGCGAGGACGCCGGCGAGGCGGTCGACCTGTCGACGGGCACCAAGGCTTCCCCCACGAAGAACGGGTCGGGCACCGCGAAGAAGACCGCCAGGAAGCGCGCCGACCGACCTGGTAAGGGCGGGCGCAACCCGTTCGTTTTCGTCTGGACCTACCTGCAGCAGGTCGTCGCCGAACTGCGCAAGGTGATCTGGCCGAACCGCAAGCAGATGGTCAGCTACACCATCGTGGTGCTGGTGTTTCTGGTGTTCATGGTGGCTTTGATCGGCTTCGTTGACCTGGGTCTGGCCAAGCTCGTGACGTTGGTTTTCGGCTGA
- the hadC gene encoding (3R)-hydroxyacyl-ACP dehydratase subunit HadC yields MALKIDIQGMVWKYPEPYVVGHEQIRQYANAVKSYDATSHSLEAAKAAGHDALIAPPTFMSIFAVMIQRHFFQHNDVGFETLQIIQVDQKFKFHRPIKAGDELTGTLYVLTVDERFGADIVTTRNTLVDQHGELVMESFTTLMGHEGDNSISAGWDPKTGQVTRKPVVHDESANGAGNGEAAAQVDEPESIRAAD; encoded by the coding sequence ATGGCCCTCAAAATCGACATCCAGGGAATGGTCTGGAAGTACCCCGAGCCCTACGTCGTAGGTCACGAGCAGATCCGCCAGTACGCCAACGCCGTCAAGTCCTACGACGCGACGAGCCACAGCCTGGAGGCCGCGAAGGCCGCCGGCCACGATGCGCTGATCGCCCCGCCGACGTTCATGTCGATCTTCGCGGTGATGATCCAGCGGCACTTCTTCCAGCACAACGACGTCGGCTTCGAAACCCTGCAGATCATCCAGGTCGACCAGAAGTTCAAGTTCCACCGCCCGATCAAGGCCGGCGACGAGCTGACCGGCACGCTGTATGTGCTGACGGTCGACGAACGCTTCGGTGCCGACATCGTCACCACCCGCAACACGCTGGTCGACCAGCACGGCGAGCTGGTCATGGAGTCCTTCACCACGCTGATGGGCCACGAGGGCGACAACTCCATCTCCGCGGGGTGGGACCCCAAGACCGGGCAGGTGACGCGCAAGCCCGTCGTGCACGACGAGAGCGCGAACGGCGCCGGCAACGGTGAGGCCGCCGCCCAGGTCGACGAACCGGAGAGCATCCGGGCGGCGGATTAG
- the hadB gene encoding (3R)-hydroxyacyl-ACP dehydratase subunit HadB, with protein sequence MPLREFASVKKGDVLPERVIPLTRQDLVNYAGVSGDLNPIHWDDEIAKQVGLDTAIAHGMLTMGLGGGYVTEWVGDPAAVTEYNVRFTAVVPVPNDGVGAEIVFNGRVKAVEPESKTVTIALSATTGGKKIFGRAVAIAKLA encoded by the coding sequence ATGCCACTGCGTGAGTTCGCTTCGGTGAAGAAGGGCGACGTGCTTCCCGAGAGGGTGATCCCGCTGACCCGGCAGGACCTCGTCAACTACGCCGGTGTCTCCGGCGACCTGAACCCGATCCACTGGGACGACGAGATCGCCAAGCAGGTCGGCCTGGACACCGCGATCGCGCACGGCATGCTGACCATGGGCCTGGGCGGCGGCTACGTGACCGAGTGGGTCGGCGACCCGGCGGCGGTCACCGAGTACAACGTCAGGTTCACCGCGGTCGTGCCCGTGCCCAACGACGGCGTCGGCGCCGAGATCGTCTTCAATGGGCGGGTGAAAGCCGTTGAGCCCGAGTCGAAGACGGTGACCATCGCACTGTCGGCCACCACCGGGGGGAAGAAGATCTTCGGCCGCGCCGTCGCGATTGCGAAGCTGGCGTAA
- the hadA gene encoding (3R)-hydroxyacyl-ACP dehydratase subunit HadA translates to MSLSERIVGMHYRYPDHYVVGREKIREYAVAVKNDDPAFFNEEVAAELGHKALPAPLTFTSVLGYMAQTSFFEHANVEIKDAKIVQVDQVVKYVGPIFAGDKLYCDVYVDSVRQAHGTDIVVLKNVVTNEAGDVLQETFTTLAGRTGDGEEGFTDATA, encoded by the coding sequence GTGTCGTTGTCCGAGCGGATTGTCGGGATGCACTACCGCTACCCCGACCATTACGTCGTGGGCCGCGAGAAGATTCGTGAGTACGCGGTCGCGGTCAAGAACGACGACCCGGCGTTTTTCAACGAGGAAGTGGCCGCCGAACTCGGTCACAAGGCACTGCCCGCGCCGCTGACGTTCACCAGTGTCCTCGGCTACATGGCGCAGACGTCGTTTTTCGAGCACGCCAACGTCGAGATCAAAGACGCGAAGATCGTGCAGGTCGATCAGGTGGTCAAGTACGTCGGTCCCATCTTCGCCGGCGACAAGCTGTACTGCGACGTGTACGTGGACTCTGTGCGGCAAGCGCACGGCACCGACATCGTCGTACTCAAGAACGTCGTCACCAATGAAGCCGGTGACGTCCTACAGGAGACATTCACGACCCTGGCGGGTCGGACGGGTGACGGAGAAGAGGGTTTTACAGATGCCACTGCGTGA
- the rpmG gene encoding 50S ribosomal protein L33, which translates to MASSTDVRPKITLACEVCKHRNYITKKNRRNDPDRLEIKKFCPNCGKHQPHKESR; encoded by the coding sequence GTGGCCTCCAGTACCGACGTACGGCCCAAGATCACTTTGGCGTGCGAGGTGTGCAAGCACCGTAACTACATCACCAAGAAGAACCGCCGCAACGACCCGGACCGGCTCGAGATCAAGAAGTTCTGCCCGAACTGCGGCAAACACCAGCCCCACAAGGAATCGCGCTAG
- a CDS encoding NYN domain-containing protein, producing the protein MTEPGANRVAVYLDFDNIVISRYDQIHGRSSFQRDKTAGFHKQPGRLSQATVDVGAIIDFASSFGTLVLTKAYADWSADVNADYRDQLVGRAVDLVQLFPAAAYNKNGADIRLAVDAVEDMFRLPDLTHVVIVAGDSDYIPLAQRCKRLGRYVVGIGITGSISRSLTAACDEYVSYDALPGVPAVETEAPKRRRTKADADQEPEPPDPQAAATALLERALRIAQGKDDSDSDWLHNSAVKAQMKRMDPSFSEKSLGFRSFSDFLRSRTDLVELDESSTIRMVRLRPET; encoded by the coding sequence GTGACCGAACCCGGCGCGAACCGTGTGGCGGTGTACCTCGACTTCGACAACATCGTGATCTCCCGCTACGACCAGATCCACGGACGCAGCTCCTTCCAACGCGACAAGACCGCCGGCTTCCACAAGCAGCCGGGCCGGTTGTCGCAGGCGACCGTCGACGTCGGCGCGATCATCGACTTCGCCTCGTCGTTCGGCACGCTGGTGTTGACCAAGGCCTATGCCGACTGGTCGGCCGACGTCAACGCCGACTACCGCGACCAGCTGGTCGGCCGCGCGGTCGACCTGGTGCAGCTGTTCCCGGCCGCCGCATACAACAAGAACGGCGCCGACATCCGGCTCGCGGTCGACGCCGTCGAGGACATGTTCCGGTTGCCCGACCTCACGCACGTGGTGATCGTCGCCGGCGACTCCGACTACATCCCGCTCGCGCAGCGGTGCAAACGCCTCGGCCGCTACGTCGTCGGGATCGGCATCACCGGCTCGATCAGCCGCTCGCTCACCGCGGCCTGCGACGAGTACGTCTCCTACGACGCGCTGCCCGGCGTGCCTGCAGTGGAGACCGAAGCGCCGAAGCGCCGCCGCACCAAGGCCGACGCCGACCAGGAGCCCGAGCCCCCAGACCCGCAGGCCGCCGCGACGGCGCTGCTGGAACGCGCCCTGCGGATCGCCCAAGGAAAGGACGATTCCGACTCGGACTGGCTGCACAACTCCGCGGTCAAGGCGCAGATGAAGCGGATGGACCCGTCGTTCTCGGAGAAGTCGCTGGGGTTCCGCTCGTTCAGCGACTTCCTGCGCTCGCGCACCGACCTGGTCGAGCTCGACGAGAGCAGCACCATCCGCATGGTCCGGCTGCGACCCGAGACCTGA
- a CDS encoding MBL fold metallo-hydrolase: MATDRLYFRQLLSGRDFAAGDMIAQQMRNFAYLIGDRETGDTVVVDPAYAAGDLVDALEADGMRLSGVLVSHHHPDHVGGSMMGFELKGLAELLERTSVPVHVNSLEADWVSKVTGIARSELTEHQHGDVVKVGDIDIELLHTPGHTPGSQCFLLDGRLVAGDTLFLEGCGRTDFPGGDVDDMFRSLQALAKLSGDPTVFPGHWYSVEPSASLSEVRQTNYVYRASNLDQWQMLMGG, translated from the coding sequence ATGGCAACGGATCGGCTCTACTTCCGTCAGTTGTTGTCCGGTCGCGACTTCGCGGCCGGCGACATGATCGCGCAGCAGATGCGTAACTTCGCCTACCTGATCGGCGACCGCGAGACCGGCGACACCGTGGTCGTAGACCCCGCCTACGCGGCGGGCGATCTCGTCGACGCGCTCGAGGCCGACGGGATGCGCCTGTCCGGGGTGCTGGTCAGCCACCACCACCCCGATCACGTCGGCGGGTCGATGATGGGCTTCGAGCTCAAGGGCCTCGCCGAACTGCTGGAGCGCACCAGCGTGCCGGTGCACGTCAACAGCCTTGAGGCGGACTGGGTTTCGAAAGTCACGGGGATCGCGCGCAGCGAACTCACCGAGCACCAGCACGGCGACGTGGTCAAGGTCGGCGACATCGACATCGAACTGCTGCACACTCCCGGCCACACGCCGGGCAGCCAGTGCTTTCTGCTCGACGGACGACTCGTCGCCGGCGACACCCTGTTCCTGGAGGGCTGCGGGCGCACCGACTTCCCGGGCGGCGACGTCGACGACATGTTCCGCAGCCTGCAGGCGCTCGCGAAGCTGTCCGGCGACCCGACGGTGTTCCCCGGCCACTGGTATTCGGTGGAGCCCAGCGCATCGCTGTCGGAGGTGCGCCAGACCAACTACGTCTACCGGGCGAGCAACCTCGATCAGTGGCAAATGCTGATGGGCGGTTGA
- a CDS encoding glycoside hydrolase family 25 domain-containing protein, whose protein sequence is MPDTLYADVSEWQVGVDDSYPYPVLCIRSNDGRYRDRRWHNNYDWCRRNADDGRLTFFIAYFVWRPNWRQAVDTFCEQVGTPHPRMAVMLDVESWGGRIRGNRSVGINAAYDAVGEFVGGTAKVIGYGNVADLNTLWPHKPPGIRLVVAAYGHNPPYPGKVAHQYTDGSGYGGGLPEGAPPFGHCDMNSADGLSPDAFADACGITGTDGSDRRESSKSTRMPNTQMMYG, encoded by the coding sequence GTGCCGGACACGCTCTACGCCGACGTGTCGGAATGGCAGGTCGGCGTCGACGACAGCTATCCGTATCCGGTTCTGTGCATCCGCTCCAACGACGGGAGATATCGAGATCGCCGGTGGCACAACAACTATGACTGGTGCCGCCGCAACGCCGACGACGGCCGGCTGACGTTCTTCATCGCGTACTTCGTGTGGCGGCCGAATTGGCGCCAGGCCGTGGACACGTTCTGCGAGCAGGTCGGCACGCCGCACCCGAGGATGGCGGTGATGCTCGACGTCGAGTCGTGGGGCGGCCGGATCCGCGGTAATCGATCGGTGGGCATCAACGCCGCCTACGACGCGGTGGGCGAGTTCGTCGGCGGCACGGCGAAGGTGATCGGCTACGGCAACGTCGCCGACCTGAACACGCTGTGGCCGCACAAGCCGCCCGGCATCCGCCTGGTGGTCGCCGCGTACGGGCACAACCCGCCGTACCCGGGCAAAGTGGCGCATCAATACACCGACGGCAGCGGATACGGCGGGGGCCTGCCGGAGGGCGCACCGCCGTTCGGTCACTGCGACATGAACTCCGCCGACGGGTTGAGTCCGGACGCATTCGCCGACGCATGCGGCATCACCGGCACCGACGGGTCGGATCGGCGCGAGTCCAGCAAATCGACACGAATGCCAAATACGCAAATGATGTATGGCTAA
- a CDS encoding crotonase/enoyl-CoA hydratase family protein encodes MTSLVGYELKDSVATITLDDGKVNVLGPAMQTAINEALDRAEKDSAKAVVLAGNGRVFSGGFDLTVFQSGDAQAAHGMLAGGFELAVRAMTFPAPVIMAATGPAIAMGSFLLLSGDHRVGQPKSRCQAIEVAIGMTIPIAALEIMRFRLTPAAFQRGAALASTFAGEEAVNGGWLDEIVEADRVLARAQEVATEAVTTLNTGAHVGTKLKARESALTAIRAGIDGLATEFSLG; translated from the coding sequence ATGACCAGCCTCGTCGGCTACGAACTCAAAGACTCGGTCGCGACGATCACCCTCGACGACGGCAAGGTCAACGTGCTGGGCCCGGCCATGCAGACCGCGATCAACGAGGCGCTCGACCGCGCCGAGAAGGACTCGGCGAAAGCGGTCGTGCTCGCGGGCAACGGGCGGGTGTTCAGCGGCGGTTTCGACCTGACGGTGTTCCAGTCCGGCGACGCGCAGGCGGCGCACGGCATGCTGGCTGGCGGGTTCGAACTCGCGGTGCGCGCCATGACGTTCCCGGCGCCGGTGATCATGGCGGCGACGGGGCCGGCGATTGCGATGGGTTCGTTCCTGCTGCTGTCCGGCGACCACCGGGTGGGCCAGCCGAAGAGCCGGTGCCAGGCGATCGAGGTGGCGATCGGCATGACGATCCCGATCGCTGCGCTCGAGATCATGCGGTTCCGGTTGACGCCCGCGGCCTTCCAGCGGGGCGCGGCGCTGGCGTCGACGTTCGCCGGCGAGGAGGCCGTCAACGGCGGATGGCTCGACGAGATCGTCGAGGCCGATCGGGTGCTCGCGCGGGCGCAGGAAGTGGCGACCGAGGCGGTGACGACGCTGAACACCGGCGCGCACGTGGGAACGAAGTTGAAGGCCCGCGAGTCCGCGCTTACCGCGATCCGCGCCGGGATCGACGGGCTGGCAACGGAATTCAGCCTCGGCTAA